In the genome of Mauremys reevesii isolate NIE-2019 linkage group 6, ASM1616193v1, whole genome shotgun sequence, the window TACAGTAATGAGATGTTACAAAAGTTACAACTGTATCATGTCGAACTTCATtcatcatttaaaaacaattttactgAAGTTCTGTTCATTCAATTTAGGTTCTTATTACTCTGAGGAGAAAAGGAAATACTGGCCAAAGTCAGAAAAGACTCTTTTTACACAAAGATGAGAAGGAGGATTCATTAGGAAGAGTTATAAAAGAAATCACATTTTTAAATACCCTTTTTCCTTTATTTATAATACCCTAGATTGTTACACTtggaagaattttaaaaatataaaatacctGTTCAGCCATTTATGCTGGTTGTGTATTTTCAGCAATTTGCTCAACATAAAATTAAAACTAGAGCAGGCAGTTTAACTTCTGGTTCTCATGCCCTAAAGCCCTGCTCCTGTGATGAGCTGTGAGCTGGCGGACCCATGTGTTCAGCAGAGTCCCATTGATGGCCTAAATTGTTTGTGACTCGATTATCTGAAAGATTGCCTCTCTCTCCACAAGACATAGTGGGAGAGTTGAGATCAGCAGGTGGGCTCCAGCTAGAATCTCACTGAAATGTGTTACTTTCTCATTGGGTCCACCAGAGCCTGGATTTGTTAATCTTCCAGATGTGCTGCAAAACAAATGCTTTAGTTCTTTCTTTTTTGTAAGATATTATGGAGGAAGGAGGCTGAAGATGGGGGTGGTTGCTAGGATAACAGAATCTTGATTTTTTATGAACACCAGTCTTGCCATCAATCACATAAACCATTTTTCACAATGAAAGAAAAATAACATAAGGTGATGGCAATGAAGAACAACTGGACATCCCTTCACATTTTGATGCATTGAACGTCACATTGCATCACTTTGAAAGACAAGACAGCAATGAAATGCACCCTACCGCAATACATGCCCCATTCCTATAGTAATTTTGAGATGATCAGTTTCACGAACTTTTTCTTTTTAGGAACTCCTCAATCCTGCATTATTTGTTCATAAAATAGGGGTTCTACTGTCTGGCGGGTATGGCTGTGACAGCAGGCGGTGGTTGCGGTATTACATTCGTTTGTGCAGCGTAGCTGAAGAAAGAGAGGCCCGGCGCGTAGGATGGAAGCTGTTTTGTTAGTTTGTGTATTGATAAAACAAACGAATCAATAGGCAAACGCAGGCGCCGCAAACGTGTAAGACCCGAACGCTTGTCCCGCTGTCAATGGCTGGAAATGCGCGTGTCGCTGCCGGGTTTGGCGAGCCGGGGCCGGCCCGGCATCCCCGCCCCATCCTAGCGCCGAGGACGCCTGTCCCCTCCGCCCGCAGCGGTCCCCGcgccgccgcccggccggacAGCAGGGGGCAGGCGGCGAAGGGAAGCGGCCCATCGATGGGGGCGGCCGCTCTGCGTTCGGCTCCTCGGCCCTGCCTCTCGGCTCTGGATTAGCCAGCGAAACTGGTTACGTGGGACAgtccccagcccggcccccctgctcccccgctGGGGTGAAGCGGGGTCTCGGAGCCGCCGCGCACAGCGCCGGGAGCCGCAGCCGCGCTGCAAGGCAGGCGGTCCGGCACCGAGCCGGGGGCAGACGCCGCTGTGAGCGCAGCGCAgccagccgcccgcccgcccccaccGCCGGGGGGAGCagcgagcagcagcagcagcagcgggcggCTCCGGGCGGGAGCAGCAGGCGGCGCTGCCGCCGCCGCAGGCAGCACGGGGAAGCGGCCGGGCTGcccgggagggcagggctgggtccgGCCCCTGCCCGGCGGGGCCATGGCGCTGCGGGCCCGGGCGCTCTATGACTTCAGGTCGGAGAACCCGGGGGAGATCTCGCTGCGGGAGCACGAGGTGCTGAGTCTCTGCAGCGAGCAGGACATCGAGGGCTGGCTCGAGGGGGTCAACAGCCACGGCGACCGCGGCCTCTTCCCGGCCTCTTACGTGCAGGTGATCCGGGCTCCGGCCGCCGAGCCGCCCGCCCCTGCCGCCGGGGCCCGCTACGCCAACCTGCCCCCCGGCGGCTTCGAGCCCCTGGTGCCTTCGGCTGCCTTCAACCCCCCGGtccagcagctcccccctccggCGGCGGCCGAGCCCTTCCCGCTGCCGCCCGCCTTCCCGCCCGCGCCCTACAGCGGCTCCTaccagcccagccagggcagcGACGACGACTGGGACGATGACTGGGACGACACCTCCACGGTGGCGGACGAGCCGGGCGTCCTGGGCAGCTCCTACCCGGACTACGATGCGGCGGGGGGCGGCGGCCCCGCCTCGGCCCGGTACCGCCTCTCCACGCGCTCGGACCTCTCGCTGGGCTCCCGCAACAGCCAGCAGCCCggccacccccaccaccacccgggCGGCGGGGCCAAGAGCTCAGCCACGGTGAGCCGCAACCTCAACCGCTTCTCCACCTTCGTGAAGTCGGGCGGGGAGGCCTTCGTGCTGGGCGAGGCCTCTGGCTTCGTGAAGGACGGGGACAAGTTGTGCGTGGTGCTGGGCCCCTGGGGGCCCGAGTGGCAGGAGAACCCCTACCCCTTCCAGTGCTCCATCGAGGACCCCACCAAGCAGACCAAGTTCAAGGGCATGAAGAGCTACATCGCCTACAAGCTGGTACCCAGCCACACCGGGCAGCAGGTGCACCGCCGCTACAAGCACTTTGACTGGCTCTACGGGCGCTTGGCAGAGAAGTTCCCTGTCATCTCCGTGCCCCACCTGCCTGAGAAGCAGGCCACGGGCCGTTTCGAGGAGGACTTTATCTCCAAGCGTCGCAAGGGCCTGGCTTGGTGGATGGACCACATGTGCAGCCACCCGGTGCTGGCTCAGTGCGATGCCTTCCGACACTTCCTCACCTGCCCCAGCACCGACGAGAAGGCCTGGAAGCAGGGCAAGCGCAAAGCCGAGAAGGACGAGATGGTGGGCGCCAACTTCTTCCTGACCATCAGCGTCCCCACCGGCCCTGCCGCTGCCCTGGATCTACAGGAGGTGGAGAGCCGGGTGGATGGCTTCAAGAGCTTCACCAAGAAGATGGATGAGAGCACCATGCAGCTCACCCACACCGCCAATGAGTTTGCCCGTAAGCAGGTGACTGGTTTCAAGAAGGAGTACCAGAAGGTGGGGCACTCCTTCAGGGGCCTCAGCCAGGCCTTCGAGCTGGACCAGCAGGCCTTTTCTGCCAACCTCAACCAAGCCCTTGCCTTCACGGGGGAAGCTTACGATGCCATTGGGGAATTCTTTGCAGAGCAGCCCCGACAGGACCTTGACCCTGTGATGGATTTGTTAGCACTATATCAGGGGCATCTGGCCAACTTCCCAGACATCATCCATGTCCAGAAAGGTAACATCCCAGTGTCTATCTTGAACATGCCATTCAATCTCTATCTCTCTGTGGTCAGATGTAGGAACCAGGAACTCTTAGCTCAGTCAGTGTCAATAGTTTTCAATTAAAGCCTGCTGCATTTACTCATGCAGAACTGCCACTGAGCTTAAATGCAATAATACAAAAGTTTCATTCCATACCACTTTAGTGGGAATTCTGACTGGCTAAAAGCCACAGGTCTGGGCCCTAAGACAGTCGtcttcatctataaaatgggaattaaTACCTGCCTATGGTACAGATATGTTGAAGATCATTGAGTTTGTTTATAAAACACTCTGCAAATTAAGTGCTGTAAAAGCATCTATTAGTATAATTAATATCTTAAAACAgtttaactgatttttaaagatttaATCTGAAGTTACCTGAGAACATAATACAGTTATAATTCCTTCATCCCAACctgtcaaagcactttacaaacagtaTTTACAAGAATCCATTTAGAAATATTCTCGTTTACAAATGAGCAAACTGAGCCACACAGCAAGAATGACTTGCTTGAGGTGTCACAGCATAACCTTGTATTATGTGCACTTTATGGTGCAAGATTTTGAATTAGATATTGAAAGCAGCTGGTGTCTTGTCTGTTATGGCTGGACACTTAAggctggtctacacctaaaactctAGGTCAATTTAGTTACATCACTCGGAGGTATGAAAAATTCATACATCTCCcccattaccccccccccccccgctgtatAGACAGCACTGTCAATCACTCAGAGGTGTAAAAAATTAACACACCTCccctattctccccccccccctcagctgTATAGACCGCACTGTCAATCTAGCTACCACCGCTTGAGGGGGTgaatttactacagtgatggaaaaacccctttgATGGCTGTAGTAGATGTCTAAACTACGATGTTGCTGTAGCTATGGGGCTgtagcacttgtagtgtagacatagcctaaggatCTACTTCAGTGAGTGTAATAGTTTGCTGTAGTGTTCTTAGTTAAAATTTTGtattcttcctcttcttctgttcACTGTTGTCCTCCTAGCTACCACCTTCGCCCTGAGATGTAACTGTGTTTCAGAGTTTCTGAATGTTGTTTGTAAGACACTGGGATTCATTGGTGGGAAAGAAACTACCCTTCAATAGAAGGCGTGGCCAACCCACAATTCTGTTGCAGTTGAATTGTAGCTTGTGGAGCCCTCCCACCCTTCACCATTCTCGTCCTACCAGATGTGGGGAGCTTCTGTCCTGTGGTGGGGGTAGGGGCTTCAtcaggagcagggagctggggcaggggcacctCATGAGGCAGAAGCCTCAACCCTGGTAGGCATGTGCtatggctctcaaacttctgaaaattaTCGTATGCGGCTCGGACGGTCAGTAAGTTTGGTCACCCCTGTCATATACTGTAAAAGAACTGTGTAACTAGTAACATTTTTCACATACATAAAACTTTTATGTTAAATCTTATTTAGATAACCTGAACTTTACAGTACAGATGCTATCCATACTAGACTCCTGACCCTGATAGGTCAGTTCCTAATGTAATCTAATCACTAATGCATTCTGTACAGTAAGATGCAGGGCATGAATTGCCACCCACAATGGTAGAAAAATTCAtcttttgttttttcctaaaTGACATGCC includes:
- the SNX18 gene encoding sorting nexin-18; amino-acid sequence: MALRARALYDFRSENPGEISLREHEVLSLCSEQDIEGWLEGVNSHGDRGLFPASYVQVIRAPAAEPPAPAAGARYANLPPGGFEPLVPSAAFNPPVQQLPPPAAAEPFPLPPAFPPAPYSGSYQPSQGSDDDWDDDWDDTSTVADEPGVLGSSYPDYDAAGGGGPASARYRLSTRSDLSLGSRNSQQPGHPHHHPGGGAKSSATVSRNLNRFSTFVKSGGEAFVLGEASGFVKDGDKLCVVLGPWGPEWQENPYPFQCSIEDPTKQTKFKGMKSYIAYKLVPSHTGQQVHRRYKHFDWLYGRLAEKFPVISVPHLPEKQATGRFEEDFISKRRKGLAWWMDHMCSHPVLAQCDAFRHFLTCPSTDEKAWKQGKRKAEKDEMVGANFFLTISVPTGPAAALDLQEVESRVDGFKSFTKKMDESTMQLTHTANEFARKQVTGFKKEYQKVGHSFRGLSQAFELDQQAFSANLNQALAFTGEAYDAIGEFFAEQPRQDLDPVMDLLALYQGHLANFPDIIHVQKGALTKVKESKRHVEEGKMEVQKADGIQDRCNIISFATLAEIHHFHQIRVRDFKSQMQHFLKQQILFFQKVTQKLEEALHKYDSV